A single window of Metallosphaera hakonensis JCM 8857 = DSM 7519 DNA harbors:
- a CDS encoding FAD-binding oxidoreductase, which translates to MESLVKELEKEFGSRFVTKREIIDQYSSSPYLVSPILSKMGKRILGVVIPEDVEEIKHVLEFCDLNKVPLLARGAGTSTIGQVLPITQSIVLDIQKLNKTLEYDKTLKISPGVKVLSALNYLRKRGKELQVYPSSFYISTLGGYIAGGDVGIGSFQYGYHFHNDGVKAVKVMGTTGSLNLVGDKTLAVSQAAGTTGIITEAELSVIDYEDWKDQLIRTEDIGEVVKLLKVLEKDKQSIRRITVEDRETLSLVAKDRVFAGKWNVIVSSTKSYGEEVEMKFLDELAFAAVYVTMSKLTGFSDYFYEVRLLSLESFLRVVGQVKDILGPKVLIHGDVMTLRGETIVYTVFISDRSNFEIIDSIMLKEGIPFEIHSLVVNDRVDEEYRLELMKKYKKIIDPHNILNPGKLRE; encoded by the coding sequence ATGGAATCGTTAGTGAAAGAGTTAGAAAAAGAATTTGGCTCTCGCTTTGTCACCAAACGTGAGATCATCGATCAGTACTCCAGCTCCCCTTATCTAGTTTCACCAATATTATCGAAAATGGGTAAGAGGATTTTAGGAGTTGTGATACCTGAGGATGTTGAGGAAATCAAGCACGTCCTGGAGTTCTGTGATCTTAACAAAGTTCCACTTCTAGCCAGGGGAGCAGGTACATCAACCATAGGCCAGGTTTTACCAATAACTCAGTCCATTGTCCTGGATATACAGAAGTTGAATAAAACTCTGGAGTACGATAAAACACTTAAGATATCCCCTGGGGTTAAGGTACTTTCGGCTCTCAACTACCTTCGAAAGAGAGGGAAGGAGCTTCAGGTTTACCCAAGCAGTTTCTACATCTCTACTCTGGGAGGGTACATAGCAGGAGGGGATGTAGGAATAGGTTCATTTCAATACGGATACCATTTTCATAACGATGGAGTGAAGGCCGTGAAGGTCATGGGTACAACGGGAAGTCTAAATCTAGTCGGTGATAAGACCCTAGCGGTTTCACAGGCAGCCGGAACAACCGGAATAATTACAGAGGCTGAGCTCTCAGTTATCGATTACGAGGATTGGAAAGATCAATTGATCAGGACCGAAGATATTGGAGAAGTCGTCAAGCTCCTTAAGGTATTGGAAAAGGACAAACAAAGCATAAGGAGAATTACGGTAGAAGATAGGGAGACACTTTCGTTGGTAGCAAAGGATAGGGTATTTGCGGGAAAATGGAACGTAATAGTCTCTAGTACCAAGAGTTACGGTGAAGAGGTAGAAATGAAATTTTTGGACGAACTAGCGTTCGCTGCGGTCTATGTGACAATGAGCAAGCTGACTGGCTTCTCAGACTACTTTTACGAAGTCAGACTTCTGTCTTTGGAGAGTTTCCTAAGAGTTGTTGGTCAAGTGAAGGATATTCTGGGTCCAAAAGTGCTGATACATGGAGACGTGATGACCTTGAGGGGAGAAACCATAGTGTACACCGTGTTCATATCCGATAGATCCAATTTTGAAATAATAGATTCCATCATGCTAAAAGAAGGTATCCCCTTCGAGATTCACTCTCTAGTAGTGAACGACAGGGTAGATGAAGAATATAGATTAGAATTAATGAAGAAATATAAGAAAATAATAGACCCTCATAATATTCTGAACCCTGGGAAGTTGAGAGAATGA
- a CDS encoding DUF1177 family protein — MMLKTLMEVMDLIESRDPVDKIRSKIEGRIKYEEKAVQDVTFIKALYDGGGENVEILGRLGAIQMSGVSKGLVSDADGAIVTLTTLLELLNLRDKGIELKVNASFVTNLSMKASLIPHSPFKFMVPPVGLDDALKIEVDPKASIILSIDSTKGNRLVKFDDFALTHVIKDGYILKLHDNLIDVYNRVTEHEIYMVPLTSGDLTPLDCDVYHISTLVSPWLYTSSQVIGLATVSPRMIPGYDTGVTNLNMLEHASRFTLEFLKYVENGGKVYNEKELEELERRVGQSSLRKVQRMTS, encoded by the coding sequence ATGATGCTCAAAACACTCATGGAAGTCATGGACTTAATAGAGTCGAGAGATCCTGTAGATAAAATCAGATCTAAAATCGAGGGAAGGATAAAATATGAGGAGAAGGCGGTTCAGGATGTTACCTTTATTAAGGCCCTTTATGACGGCGGAGGAGAAAATGTTGAAATTTTAGGAAGGCTGGGAGCAATTCAAATGTCTGGCGTAAGCAAGGGGTTGGTTTCTGACGCAGATGGAGCCATAGTGACTTTGACTACCCTCCTTGAGCTACTGAACTTAAGGGATAAGGGAATAGAACTCAAGGTGAACGCATCGTTCGTCACGAACCTATCCATGAAGGCTAGTTTAATTCCCCATTCCCCGTTCAAGTTCATGGTCCCCCCAGTGGGATTAGATGACGCTTTGAAGATTGAGGTAGATCCAAAAGCTTCAATCATCTTATCAATTGACTCCACCAAGGGGAACAGGTTAGTGAAGTTCGACGATTTCGCGTTAACACATGTAATAAAGGATGGGTATATCCTAAAGTTACATGATAATCTTATCGATGTATACAATAGGGTTACCGAACATGAGATTTACATGGTGCCCTTAACTTCTGGAGATCTAACACCGTTAGACTGCGACGTATATCACATTAGTACACTGGTTTCACCATGGCTATACACCAGCTCTCAGGTAATAGGATTGGCCACGGTCTCACCTCGAATGATACCAGGCTACGATACCGGAGTTACCAATCTTAACATGCTGGAACACGCATCTAGATTTACCTTGGAATTCCTTAAATACGTGGAAAATGGGGGAAAGGTTTACAACGAGAAAGAATTGGAGGAATTGGAGAGAAGGGTTGGCCAGTCTAGCTTAAGAAAAGTGCAAAGGATGACATCATGA
- a CDS encoding M20 family metallopeptidase, with amino-acid sequence MMKVVKMLEELVQIETVNPPGERYLEFISVAKDFFSDLAFQTQIVNIPQDFMDRNYIYSPLHKGNERAIAVMRNGSEPKLHFNFHYDVVPPGDGWVTDPFKLKVIDDRAYGRGTSDMKGALVSLYGALSNFNDLPIEIALVPDEESGGIGTRYLTEEFRARPERVIMGEPSFPNVYVGHFGIIRGMVKVFGKQVHASKAREGRNAFLEASRFALEIWKRYSNRRIELNPSFEGEPTVNLGGYVVGSTSDGVVPGSFGFSFYRSVSPINDQGPEFDRKILEDIARELGIEYEFEVKSYVPGSMTNTNSETLRRLESCVKLKINWEPRKVVTNIRYDGVFYRGADVVNFGPGEPDQAHVPNESVSLRNVEKVAEVYECVMRETRS; translated from the coding sequence ATCATGAAAGTTGTCAAGATGTTGGAGGAATTAGTTCAAATAGAAACCGTAAATCCACCAGGAGAGAGATATCTGGAATTCATATCTGTAGCTAAGGACTTCTTCTCTGATCTTGCATTTCAAACTCAAATCGTGAATATACCACAAGATTTCATGGATAGAAACTACATTTATTCCCCCTTACATAAGGGGAACGAAAGAGCTATAGCGGTGATGAGGAATGGTTCCGAGCCAAAGTTACACTTCAATTTCCATTATGACGTTGTTCCCCCCGGTGACGGCTGGGTTACGGATCCCTTTAAGCTAAAGGTTATCGACGATAGGGCATATGGAAGAGGAACTTCAGATATGAAAGGGGCACTCGTAAGCCTCTACGGCGCACTTTCCAATTTCAATGATCTACCCATAGAGATCGCTCTGGTACCAGATGAAGAAAGTGGAGGAATCGGAACACGGTATCTCACCGAAGAGTTCAGAGCTAGACCGGAGAGAGTGATAATGGGGGAACCGAGTTTCCCTAACGTTTACGTGGGTCATTTCGGTATAATTAGAGGAATGGTGAAAGTGTTCGGTAAGCAAGTTCACGCTAGTAAGGCTAGGGAGGGGAGAAATGCGTTTCTGGAGGCGTCTAGGTTCGCTCTTGAAATATGGAAAAGGTATTCTAACAGAAGGATTGAATTGAACCCCTCCTTTGAGGGTGAACCTACAGTTAACTTGGGAGGATATGTTGTGGGCTCAACAAGCGATGGCGTTGTACCAGGTTCATTCGGGTTCAGTTTCTACAGGAGCGTCTCTCCCATAAACGATCAGGGTCCAGAATTTGACAGGAAGATCCTTGAGGACATAGCCAGAGAATTGGGAATAGAGTACGAATTTGAAGTGAAGTCTTACGTTCCTGGCTCAATGACAAATACAAATTCTGAGACCTTACGTAGACTGGAAAGCTGCGTGAAGTTAAAGATCAACTGGGAACCAAGAAAGGTAGTAACCAATATAAGGTACGATGGAGTGTTCTATAGAGGGGCAGACGTTGTGAACTTTGGTCCCGGAGAACCTGACCAGGCTCACGTACCAAACGAATCCGTGAGCTTGAGAAATGTAGAGAAAGTTGCTGAGGTATACGAATGCGTCATGAGAGAGACACGTTCATGA
- a CDS encoding IS5/IS1182 family transposase translates to MKPWIQYYNGTVPYEYLSSWHKTLVKMNYMLVTSEVLSRLDDFVLRALIVMVVWRCSYRNVRSFYMTDVVVRWFLGECKSKSEIHRRAKGFREVFKEAFKEHVKELEGKLSALTDYLPSSALYGKVWKLWAVDSFIIEVPFGKRNRETLKKKFELELRQGKLRDAADRLYQFMKCKIRRRFKGQFTKKRNRSYFGFKVFIAISPTMLIHEIQVELANFPDNEVDFFLSGYKVVDRGFVGKSSTWLIGFPSFRRHVEFFGTFLKNYWRPYAVDREMTELFVYVIALIYNSSMYTSVLSRVPETQLAH, encoded by the coding sequence ATGAAACCGTGGATACAATACTACAACGGTACGGTTCCCTACGAATACTTGTCATCGTGGCATAAAACTCTTGTGAAGATGAACTACATGTTGGTCACGTCGGAGGTGTTGTCGCGTCTAGATGACTTCGTGTTGAGGGCGTTGATAGTCATGGTCGTGTGGAGGTGTTCCTACAGGAACGTGCGGAGCTTCTACATGACTGACGTGGTGGTAAGGTGGTTCCTAGGGGAGTGCAAGTCCAAGTCGGAGATCCACAGGAGGGCCAAGGGATTTAGGGAAGTGTTCAAGGAGGCCTTCAAGGAACATGTAAAGGAGTTGGAGGGGAAGTTGAGCGCGCTAACTGACTACCTGCCCAGCAGCGCGTTATATGGGAAGGTCTGGAAACTTTGGGCTGTGGACTCCTTCATAATCGAGGTCCCCTTCGGGAAGAGGAACAGGGAGACCTTGAAGAAGAAGTTCGAGCTCGAACTGAGGCAGGGGAAGTTGAGGGACGCAGCTGACCGGCTCTACCAATTCATGAAGTGCAAGATAAGGAGGAGGTTTAAGGGACAGTTCACCAAGAAGAGGAATCGAAGTTACTTCGGCTTCAAGGTATTCATAGCCATATCGCCCACAATGTTGATCCACGAGATTCAGGTTGAATTGGCCAACTTCCCTGACAACGAGGTCGACTTCTTCCTAAGCGGTTACAAGGTAGTGGACAGAGGATTCGTGGGGAAGTCCTCGACCTGGTTGATCGGCTTCCCCAGTTTCAGGAGGCACGTGGAGTTCTTCGGGACCTTCTTGAAGAACTACTGGAGACCCTACGCGGTTGACAGGGAGATGACCGAACTCTTCGTCTACGTCATCGCGTTGATCTACAACTCCTCGATGTACACCTCGGTCCTGTCTCGGGTCCCCGAGACTCAGCTCGCCCATTGA
- a CDS encoding helix-turn-helix domain-containing protein encodes MKKLYKVKFSLIHQGCWTNKIRDEKVVTLKLTQYNRRKVNVVVASPTQIVQDLKRADNVDEVLKFRKLKGGYIVEFVEDLNTTVSGAILGLGNNVLDYKNIVRDGVESWEIVTFSKTIVNNLMERFGVKNVVFNEVKLPNLIDSGLTEKEIYMLKVAMSMGYFNYPRSIKAKDVADSLGVSKQDFLYHLRNSISKIVSAYDLD; translated from the coding sequence ATGAAGAAGTTATACAAGGTTAAGTTTTCGTTGATACATCAGGGTTGTTGGACTAATAAGATCCGAGATGAAAAGGTCGTTACGCTAAAACTTACTCAATATAATAGGCGAAAGGTTAACGTTGTCGTGGCCTCACCAACACAAATTGTGCAGGACTTAAAAAGGGCTGATAACGTGGATGAAGTATTGAAATTCAGAAAACTAAAGGGCGGTTATATTGTGGAATTTGTTGAGGACCTTAATACAACTGTATCCGGTGCAATATTAGGACTCGGAAATAACGTTTTGGACTATAAAAATATAGTTAGAGATGGTGTGGAATCCTGGGAAATTGTTACCTTTAGCAAAACCATAGTTAATAACTTGATGGAGAGATTCGGAGTTAAGAACGTTGTCTTTAATGAAGTAAAACTTCCTAATCTAATTGATTCGGGTCTCACAGAGAAGGAGATATACATGTTAAAGGTCGCAATGTCCATGGGTTACTTTAACTATCCAAGGTCAATAAAAGCCAAGGACGTTGCAGATAGCCTTGGGGTATCCAAGCAGGACTTTCTATATCATCTTAGAAATTCCATAAGTAAGATTGTTTCGGCATATGACCTAGACTGA
- a CDS encoding ATP-binding protein, translating into MEEKFKRVIAEWLTSEFPYIMQREVSLPLDRDYIITVTGGRRSGKTFLLYQTAQEIVKRGLASRDEILYVDFEDYRLKGVSVDDLDKLLVSFMELTGKQPKYLFLDEIQNVKDYGSWFRRKLNARVYLSGSSSLLTPLNIAEELRGRSVSYEVYPLSFKEFLRFKGVSYNPLLSYTPERGMILSSLREYLYYGSYPAVVLEREDKVRLLRSYFDSVVVRDLSLVPPAVAETFASYLIANYSNVVTINRVYNYMRSLGIKIGKETTIELFSKGKESYFSFLVEEFEKSESKRKANPKKLYVIDTGYSTALGYEFSISRAMENAVFIELLRRGHKEVYYWKGNREVDFVVSRNFSPVALIQVTYADDGVEEREIEGIMEARRELKTENSLILTWDYEGEIKGIRALPLWKWLLS; encoded by the coding sequence ATGGAGGAGAAGTTCAAGAGAGTCATTGCAGAGTGGCTCACCTCTGAATTTCCTTACATAATGCAGAGAGAGGTCTCCTTACCTCTGGATAGGGATTACATCATCACCGTGACTGGGGGAAGGAGGAGCGGAAAAACCTTCCTCCTCTACCAAACTGCTCAAGAGATTGTCAAACGTGGGTTGGCATCCCGGGACGAAATTCTGTACGTCGACTTTGAGGACTACAGGCTCAAGGGAGTTTCAGTAGATGACCTGGACAAGTTATTGGTTTCCTTCATGGAATTAACTGGAAAGCAGCCAAAGTACCTGTTTCTGGACGAAATCCAGAACGTAAAGGATTACGGTAGTTGGTTTAGGAGAAAGCTGAACGCCAGGGTCTACCTCTCAGGTTCTTCCTCCCTATTAACCCCGCTGAACATTGCGGAGGAGTTAAGGGGGAGAAGTGTGAGCTATGAGGTTTACCCGCTATCCTTTAAGGAGTTCTTGAGGTTTAAAGGGGTATCATACAACCCCCTCCTCTCCTATACCCCCGAGAGAGGGATGATACTCTCCTCGCTCAGAGAATACCTATACTATGGATCATATCCTGCAGTTGTCCTTGAGAGGGAGGACAAGGTTAGGCTTTTACGTTCGTATTTCGATTCAGTGGTAGTGAGGGATCTCTCCCTCGTACCTCCCGCTGTTGCGGAGACCTTTGCTTCCTATTTGATAGCTAACTACTCCAACGTCGTAACGATCAATAGGGTTTACAATTACATGAGAAGTCTCGGTATCAAAATAGGTAAGGAGACGACCATAGAGCTCTTCTCCAAGGGGAAGGAGAGCTACTTCTCATTTCTCGTTGAGGAGTTCGAGAAGAGTGAAAGTAAGAGGAAGGCGAATCCCAAGAAGCTCTACGTAATTGACACCGGGTACTCTACAGCCTTAGGTTACGAATTCTCCATATCCAGGGCCATGGAGAACGCGGTTTTCATAGAACTCTTGAGGAGAGGACATAAGGAGGTATATTACTGGAAGGGGAATAGGGAGGTCGACTTCGTAGTGAGTAGGAATTTCTCTCCGGTCGCTCTGATTCAAGTGACTTACGCAGATGATGGCGTAGAGGAGAGGGAAATTGAGGGAATAATGGAGGCTCGGAGGGAACTTAAGACTGAAAATTCCTTAATCCTCACTTGGGATTACGAAGGGGAGATCAAGGGAATAAGGGCATTACCGCTTTGGAAGTGGTTATTAAGTTAA
- a CDS encoding IS5/IS1182 family transposase yields MKPWIQYYNGPVPYEYLSSWHKTLVKMNYMLVTSEVLSRLDDFVLRALIVMVVWRCSYRNVRSFYMTDVVVRWFLGECKSKSEIHRRAKGFREVFKEAFKEHVKELEGKLSALTDYLPSSALYGKVWKLWAVDSFIIEVPFGKRNRETLKKKIRLSLKQRKYRDLPKLLYQFVNCKISRRFKGEFTKKRNRSYFGFKVFIAISPTMLVHEIRVKLANFPDNEVDFFLSGYKIADRGFVGKTSTWLIGFPSFRRHVEFFGTFLKNYWRPYAVDREMTELFVYVIALIYNSSMYTSVLSRVPEAQLAH; encoded by the coding sequence ATGAAACCGTGGATACAATACTACAACGGTCCGGTTCCCTACGAATACTTGTCATCGTGGCATAAAACTCTTGTGAAAATGAACTACATGTTGGTCACGTCGGAGGTGTTGTCGCGTCTAGATGACTTCGTGTTGAGGGCGTTGATAGTCATGGTCGTGTGGAGGTGTTCCTACAGGAACGTGCGGAGCTTCTACATGACTGACGTGGTGGTAAGGTGGTTCCTAGGGGAGTGCAAGTCCAAGTCGGAGATCCACAGGAGAGCCAAGGGATTTAGGGAGGTGTTCAAGGAGGCCTTCAAGGAACATGTAAAGGAGTTGGAGGGGAAGTTGAGCGCGCTAACTGACTACCTGCCCAGCAGCGCGTTATATGGGAAGGTCTGGAAACTTTGGGCTGTGGACTCCTTCATAATCGAGGTCCCCTTCGGGAAGAGGAACAGGGAGACCTTGAAGAAGAAGATCCGGCTGAGCCTGAAGCAGAGGAAGTACAGGGACTTGCCCAAGTTGCTCTACCAATTCGTGAACTGCAAGATAAGCAGGAGGTTCAAGGGCGAGTTCACCAAGAAGAGGAATCGAAGTTACTTCGGCTTTAAGGTCTTCATAGCGATATCGCCTACCATGTTGGTCCACGAGATTCGGGTGAAACTGGCCAACTTCCCTGACAACGAGGTCGACTTCTTCCTAAGCGGTTACAAGATAGCCGACAGGGGATTCGTGGGGAAAACGTCGACCTGGTTGATCGGCTTCCCCAGTTTCAGGAGGCACGTGGAGTTCTTCGGGACCTTCTTGAAGAACTACTGGAGACCCTACGCGGTTGACAGGGAGATGACCGAGCTCTTCGTCTACGTCATCGCGTTGATCTACAACTCCTCGATGTACACCTCGGTCCTGTCTAGGGTCCCCGAGGCTCAGCTCGCCCATTGA
- a CDS encoding haloacid dehalogenase type II produces the protein MKIILAFDVFGTLLDTSSFPEEARRKQLEYTWLFTIMGKFLPFREITSMAVRSYLNEHEGSEPQLMEIWRNLKAHGDVSSLAEISSLAEVFALSNGSVEEVREHLERNGILKYFKGIYSAEQVGEYKPSPKVYKFFMENEGYPSFLVSANTFDLMGAKNAGMGTVYVNRGTRKLDPFLEVDVIVRDLNKLALYLREKA, from the coding sequence ATGAAAATCATTTTGGCCTTCGACGTGTTCGGCACTCTTCTAGATACCTCCTCATTTCCTGAGGAGGCAAGGAGGAAGCAACTGGAATACACATGGTTATTCACTATAATGGGAAAATTCCTTCCGTTTCGGGAGATCACCTCTATGGCTGTAAGGAGCTATCTCAACGAACATGAGGGATCAGAGCCGCAGCTAATGGAGATTTGGAGGAACTTAAAGGCCCATGGCGACGTCTCCTCCCTAGCTGAAATTTCCTCCCTGGCAGAGGTCTTTGCCCTGAGCAACGGTTCAGTGGAGGAAGTGAGGGAACACCTTGAGAGGAACGGAATCCTCAAGTATTTTAAGGGGATTTACTCAGCCGAGCAGGTGGGGGAGTATAAGCCCTCTCCCAAGGTCTATAAGTTCTTCATGGAGAATGAGGGTTATCCGTCCTTTCTGGTCTCAGCGAACACCTTCGATCTGATGGGGGCGAAGAACGCAGGAATGGGAACAGTTTATGTAAACAGGGGAACAAGGAAATTAGATCCTTTCCTTGAAGTGGACGTAATAGTTAGGGACCTCAACAAGCTGGCCCTCTACCTCAGGGAGAAGGCCTGA